From the genome of Streptomyces spinoverrucosus:
GACGTTCTTCAACCGGCGCTGGGCGTCGACCTCCGCCTTGCACTTCGGGCAGGTCGCCACGTGCGCCAGCACGCGCTCACGCGTGTCATGACCGAGCTCGCCGTCCACCAGGGCGGCGAGTCGGTCTCCCAGGTGCTGCTCTGCGAGGCGCTCCTCGGCAGCCGTCGGCCGTGTGCCACTCACGCGGACGCGCCCCCTCCCCCCAGAGCGGGGATACGCGGCACGAAGGAGCGGCGCTCGGCGCGCGCCTCCGGGGACCGGTGCGCCAGGGCCTTGCGCAGCTGCGAGCGGCCGCGGTGGATCCGGGAGCGGACCGTGCCCAGCTTGACGCCGAGGGTCGCGGCGATCTCCTCGTACGACAGTCCCTCGATGTCGCACAGGACGACCGCGGCGCGGAACTCGGGCGCGAGGGTGTCGAGGGCCTGCTGGACGTCCGCGTCGAAGTGCGCGTCGTTGAAGACCTGCTGCGGGGACGGCTCGCGGCTGGGCAGCCGCTCGGCCGCGTCCTCGCCGAGGGCGTCGAAGCGGATGCGCTGCTTACGGCGGACCATGTCCAGGAAGAGGTTCGTGGTGATGCGGTGCAGCCAGCCCTCGAACGTGCCCGGTGAGTACGTCGACAGGGAGCGGAATACACGGACGAAGACCTCCTGGGTGAGGTCCTCTGCGTCGTGCTGGTTACCGGTGAGGCGGTAGGCCAGCCGGTACACACGGCCGCTGTGGGTGCTGACGATCTCCTCCCAGGTGGGCGGAGTCCACGCCTGCCCGTCCGCGTCGGTGGAGAAGGTCGCGGTCCGGTCGGTGCCAGCGGCGTGGCTGTGGTCAGCAGCGGTGTCGTTCACGGATTTCGGCCTGCCCGCCGACCAGAGGAAGCGCCGCAGCACTCCTGCGCGGTCCACAGGCGCAGCCGCACCTCCCCTGTCAGCTCTGGTGGTGTCCAGTGGAGCCCCTACCATAGCCACCTCGCCCGTTAGCTCCCCATAAGCGGTTTTACGAGAATTTGATCTGTGCTGATACGGCTCATACGGCTGCGTCAGCACTTGCTGGCCGTCCCGCTCGTCGTCGTGATCCAACCGTGTCCCCCGCCGTCGTCTCCCACCCCTCTAAACGCCCGGTCCCATCTGCGGGTTCCCGGCACCAACGGATACAGTCACGCCCAGGCAACCACGGGGACAGGAGAGGGTCATTACCGGCAACCGGCTGACGAGCTGGGCGTTCGCCGACGCCTTTGTCGCCGAGGACGACGCGCTGCACTGGGCCCGTGACCGGGCCCGGGAGGCAGGGCTGCGCTCGGTGTCGCCCGGCACGGGCGCCGCGCTGCGGTTGCTGGCCGCCTCCGTGGACGCCAAGGCGGTGGCCGAGATCGGCACCGGCACCGGTGTCTCCGGGATTCATCTGCTGCACGGGATGCGCGCGGACGGCGTGCTGACCACCGTCGACCCCGAGCCGGAGCACCAGCAGTTCGCGCGGCAGGCCTTCCGAGCGTCCGGGTTCGCCAGCAACCGGGCCCGCTTCATCCCGGGCCGCGCCCTCGACGTGCTGCCCCGGCTCGCGGACGCCGGTTACGACCTCGTCTTCTGCGA
Proteins encoded in this window:
- the sigE gene encoding RNA polymerase sigma factor SigE translates to MLRRFLWSAGRPKSVNDTAADHSHAAGTDRTATFSTDADGQAWTPPTWEEIVSTHSGRVYRLAYRLTGNQHDAEDLTQEVFVRVFRSLSTYSPGTFEGWLHRITTNLFLDMVRRKQRIRFDALGEDAAERLPSREPSPQQVFNDAHFDADVQQALDTLAPEFRAAVVLCDIEGLSYEEIAATLGVKLGTVRSRIHRGRSQLRKALAHRSPEARAERRSFVPRIPALGGGGASA
- a CDS encoding O-methyltransferase produces the protein MCGFPAPTDTVTPRQPRGQERVITGNRLTSWAFADAFVAEDDALHWARDRAREAGLRSVSPGTGAALRLLAASVDAKAVAEIGTGTGVSGIHLLHGMRADGVLTTVDPEPEHQQFARQAFRASGFASNRARFIPGRALDVLPRLADAGYDLVFCDGDRLEVLDYLAESLRLLRPGGLVAFEGAFANGRTVDSGPQPTEVLRLRELLRAVRESQELVPSLLPVGDGLLCAVKR